The Hypanus sabinus isolate sHypSab1 chromosome 1, sHypSab1.hap1, whole genome shotgun sequence genome contains a region encoding:
- the rnf181 gene encoding E3 ubiquitin-protein ligase RNF181, whose amino-acid sequence MTSYFEEHNCEPTNPEEQYRQNALLELARSLLAGIDLDLGQVDFSDWDHRLPPAAKKEIVKNLPSIPVTPAQADKGLKCPVCLLEFEEEEVVKKMPCEHFFHSDCILPWLGKTNSCPLCRLELPTDNEEYEEYKQEKERRKEKEQRLENLHDAMYT is encoded by the exons ATGACTTCGTATTTTGAGGAGCATAACTGTGAGCCGACGAATCCCGAGGAGCAGTATCGACAGAACGCGTTGTTAGAGCTGGCCAG GTCTCTTTTAGCAGGGATTGATCTAGACCTGGGACAAGTAGACTTTTCTGACTGGGATCACAGACTACCGCCTGCAGCTAAGAAGGAGATTGTGAAAAATCTCCCTTCTATTCCTGTAACACCAGCACAGGCAG ACAAGGGCCTCAAATGCCCGGTTTGCTTATTAGAATTTGAGGAAGAAGAGGTTGTGAAGAAAATGCCATGTGAACACTTCTTCCATTCTGATTGTATTTTGCCCTGGTTAGGAAAG ACCAATTCATGCCCTTTGTGCAGACTTGAATTACCCACTGACAATGAAGAGTATGAAGAATACAAGCAAGAGAAG GAGAGAAGAAAAGAGAAGGAGCAGCGTTTGGAAAATTTGCACGATGCCATGTACACGTGA